A portion of the Thermosediminibacter oceani DSM 16646 genome contains these proteins:
- a CDS encoding ImmA/IrrE family metallo-endopeptidase, protein MTKTAKVAISTSVLLWALERSGRASVVKRKFPKLSQWLRGESMPTLKQLEDLAKATYTPLGYFFLPEPPVEQLPVPYFRTINNQPMRPFSPELIDTVQMMKLRQYWMRDYLIEEGQEPLSFVNSAKLEDDPRQVARNIRNTLGLEEEWAASQRNWTEALRKLQIKMEDIGIIVVVNSIVGNNTRRKLNPTEFRGFVLIDEYAPLVFVNGADGKAAQMFTLAHELAHVWFGISAAFDLRDLQPADDETEKICNIVAAEFLVPEHKFHEVWIHVSDESEPFQLLARHFKVSELVVARRALDLGYITKEEFIEFYKDYQAKERLVTQDSEGGNFYAIQNMRVGRRFAKAVVCAVREGKLLYNDAYRLTGLYGKAFERYAEILGFGGLL, encoded by the coding sequence ATGACCAAAACAGCCAAAGTAGCTATAAGCACATCTGTTCTTCTCTGGGCTCTAGAGAGATCGGGTAGAGCTTCTGTAGTAAAGCGGAAGTTTCCTAAATTATCCCAGTGGCTACGCGGGGAAAGTATGCCTACTTTGAAACAGTTAGAAGACTTAGCAAAGGCGACATATACTCCGCTTGGTTATTTCTTTCTTCCAGAGCCACCAGTGGAGCAACTTCCCGTCCCCTATTTTCGCACCATCAATAATCAACCTATGCGCCCATTTAGCCCCGAACTCATTGATACTGTTCAGATGATGAAACTGCGCCAATATTGGATGCGTGATTATCTTATCGAAGAAGGACAAGAACCTCTATCTTTTGTCAACTCTGCAAAACTTGAAGATGATCCTCGTCAAGTGGCTCGAAATATAAGAAACACATTAGGACTTGAAGAAGAATGGGCAGCAAGCCAGCGTAATTGGACTGAAGCATTACGAAAATTGCAAATCAAGATGGAAGATATAGGTATAATTGTGGTTGTTAATAGTATTGTAGGAAATAATACACGTCGTAAACTTAATCCGACTGAATTTCGAGGTTTTGTTCTGATAGATGAATATGCGCCCTTAGTATTTGTAAATGGTGCTGACGGTAAAGCTGCTCAGATGTTTACTCTAGCACATGAATTGGCTCACGTATGGTTCGGTATTAGTGCAGCATTTGATCTAAGGGATCTTCAACCTGCTGATGATGAAACTGAAAAAATTTGTAATATTGTTGCAGCAGAGTTTTTGGTTCCCGAGCATAAATTTCATGAAGTTTGGATTCACGTTTCTGATGAATCTGAACCTTTTCAGTTACTTGCTCGCCATTTTAAGGTTAGTGAACTGGTTGTTGCCCGTAGAGCCCTTGACTTAGGATATATTACAAAAGAAGAATTTATCGAATTTTATAAGGACTATCAAGCTAAAGAGCGCCTTGTCACTCAAGACAGTGAAGGGGGTAACTTCTACGCAATCCAAAATATGCGCGTTGGCCGGCGTTTTGCAAAAGCTGTGGTATGTGCTGTTAGAGAGGGCAAACTTCTCTATAACGATGCCTATCGACTTACAGGGCTTTATGGGAAAGCTTTTGAACGATATGCAGAGATACTTGGATTTGGAGGTTTATTATGA
- a CDS encoding DUF4411 family protein, translated as MTNNSVYVLDANIFIHAARFYYAFDIAPAFWNALVTHAQSGRVITIDQVMKEIERGKDDLAKWIKNTFQTWCKPTTETDVIEAYRDIIKWVSNQNQFYEEAKKEFANVADGWLIAYAKAKGFVVVTHEQLKSEKKNKVQIPNVCNAFNVPYTNTFEMLRRLGVQFR; from the coding sequence ATGACCAATAACTCTGTATACGTTTTGGATGCTAATATTTTTATACATGCAGCACGATTCTACTATGCTTTTGACATTGCGCCGGCCTTTTGGAATGCTTTGGTTACACATGCTCAGAGCGGACGTGTGATTACTATTGATCAAGTAATGAAAGAAATAGAACGAGGAAAAGATGATCTAGCGAAATGGATAAAGAATACGTTTCAAACTTGGTGTAAACCGACCACAGAAACTGACGTCATTGAAGCCTATAGGGATATTATCAAATGGGTATCCAATCAGAACCAGTTTTATGAAGAGGCTAAAAAAGAATTTGCCAACGTTGCAGATGGTTGGTTGATTGCGTATGCAAAGGCCAAGGGATTCGTGGTAGTTACACATGAACAATTAAAATCAGAAAAAAAGAATAAAGTTCAAATTCCGAATGTTTGTAATGCATTCAATGTTCCTTATACAAATACATTTGAAATGCTCCGTAGATTAGGTGTTCAGTTTCGTTGA
- a CDS encoding MFS transporter — MNRRNYFLMCAIVFLQGFVFYGPIATVYRQARGLSMYDIFLIESVSLVLMIMLEIPWGWFADRFGYKLTLVISNFLFFLSKIIFYKAGSFELFLLERIILALSISGISGCDIALLYDSIDKEQSEKYFGRYETAATLGFFLASMVSTAVVGVSMDMAALLTIFPYAIAWVLTLFLQETGRRTGNKPVLLSSLKSAFRDLRMLLLVIAAALVTQVNHSATVFLNQVQYMKSGIDPKYFGIIMAGMQLSPVFSAKTYTITGKLGQGMAMKLLFGAIAASCFILSRTSHPAVSVVFIAVIGASYSLSRPILLDIQNRSITTTDRATFLSIYSMIINVICAVINLIVGRAADVSIETAFIVCGIAAATAFFLINAYFNFPAGKSSHVKDGLKGGNSC, encoded by the coding sequence ATGAATAGGCGAAATTACTTTTTAATGTGCGCCATCGTATTTCTCCAGGGATTCGTATTTTACGGGCCCATAGCCACCGTGTACAGGCAGGCTAGGGGACTTTCAATGTATGATATATTTTTAATCGAATCGGTTTCACTGGTATTGATGATAATGTTGGAAATTCCCTGGGGATGGTTTGCTGATAGGTTTGGTTACAAGCTGACCCTGGTAATTTCCAACTTTTTGTTTTTCTTGTCCAAGATAATTTTCTACAAGGCAGGCTCTTTCGAGTTATTCTTGCTGGAGAGGATAATCCTCGCCCTTTCGATCTCCGGCATTTCGGGGTGCGATATTGCATTGCTTTATGATTCTATCGATAAAGAGCAGTCGGAAAAATATTTCGGGAGATACGAGACGGCTGCTACGCTGGGATTTTTCCTGGCATCGATGGTATCCACCGCCGTAGTCGGGGTATCGATGGACATGGCCGCTCTACTTACTATTTTTCCTTACGCGATTGCATGGGTATTGACGTTGTTCCTTCAGGAGACCGGGCGCAGAACCGGAAATAAACCGGTCCTTTTATCCAGCCTCAAAAGTGCGTTTAGAGACTTGCGGATGTTGCTGCTCGTCATAGCCGCGGCGCTGGTTACCCAGGTCAACCACTCCGCGACGGTCTTTTTAAATCAGGTTCAATATATGAAAAGCGGCATTGACCCAAAGTACTTCGGCATAATCATGGCAGGGATGCAGCTTTCGCCGGTGTTTTCGGCAAAAACATACACCATTACCGGGAAGTTGGGCCAGGGGATGGCTATGAAGCTGCTGTTCGGCGCCATTGCCGCCAGTTGTTTTATCCTTTCCCGCACGAGTCATCCTGCTGTCAGCGTTGTTTTCATCGCAGTTATAGGAGCAAGTTATTCACTGTCCCGGCCGATATTGCTGGATATACAAAATAGATCCATAACCACCACCGACAGGGCTACCTTTTTATCGATCTACTCTATGATAATCAACGTAATATGCGCTGTCATAAACCTCATCGTGGGCCGGGCTGCGGACGTTTCCATTGAGACAGCCTTTATCGTCTGCGGTATTGCTGCCGCGACGGCGTTTTTCTTGATCAACGCATATTTTAACTTTCCAGCCGGGAAGTCATCTCATGTAAAAGATGGATTGAAAGGCGGGAATTCCTGCTGA
- a CDS encoding ATP-binding protein, with amino-acid sequence MRCRRCGDKAEIYLKRHNAAFCSDCFQVYYSEQVRRNIRREKMFGPKDRVLVVVSGGKDSMALWHILLKEGYDVTAMYINLGIGDYSERSQEVVERFSEEHEAPLIVKNIEKEYGLNIPWLAREIRRSTCSLCGTIKRYLFNKVALDEGFDVVATGHNLDDEAATLLGNVLSWQEGYLARQSPVLPSTHPKLVKKVKPLFTLTERENLAYVLFNGISFIHEECPHALGASSILYKEVLNKLEEASPGTKQRFLTNFLKKGRKNFEACSETPDLRECSICGQVTTAEVCSFCRLRQMAEKKKMKADSQPQKDENLEQ; translated from the coding sequence ATGCGCTGCCGCCGCTGCGGTGATAAGGCGGAAATATACCTGAAAAGACACAACGCGGCTTTCTGCAGCGATTGCTTTCAGGTTTACTACTCGGAACAGGTGCGCCGGAATATAAGGCGGGAAAAGATGTTCGGCCCCAAAGATCGGGTGCTGGTCGTAGTATCCGGCGGGAAGGACAGCATGGCCCTATGGCACATATTGCTAAAAGAGGGTTACGACGTCACTGCCATGTATATTAACCTGGGAATAGGCGACTATTCGGAAAGGTCCCAGGAGGTCGTCGAGCGGTTTTCTGAAGAACATGAGGCTCCCCTGATAGTAAAGAACATCGAAAAAGAGTACGGCTTAAACATCCCATGGTTAGCCCGGGAAATCCGCCGCAGCACCTGTTCCCTATGCGGCACGATAAAAAGGTACCTTTTCAACAAAGTGGCTCTGGACGAAGGATTCGACGTGGTGGCCACCGGACACAACCTGGACGACGAGGCAGCTACTCTTCTCGGAAACGTGCTGAGCTGGCAGGAAGGGTACCTGGCCCGGCAATCGCCGGTGCTTCCCAGTACCCACCCCAAACTGGTAAAGAAGGTAAAACCCCTGTTTACCCTGACGGAAAGGGAAAACCTGGCGTATGTATTATTCAACGGCATCAGTTTCATCCATGAAGAATGCCCTCATGCGCTGGGCGCCAGTTCCATACTGTATAAGGAAGTGCTGAATAAACTGGAAGAGGCGAGTCCCGGTACCAAGCAGCGGTTTCTTACCAACTTTTTGAAGAAAGGAAGAAAAAATTTTGAAGCCTGCTCCGAAACTCCGGACCTGCGCGAGTGCAGCATCTGCGGCCAGGTGACCACCGCCGAAGTCTGTTCCTTCTGCCGGCTGAGGCAGATGGCGGAAAAGAAAAAAATGAAGGCAGATTCGCAGCCGCAGAAAGATGAGAACCTGGAGCAGTGA
- a CDS encoding MoaD/ThiS family protein, protein MKVIFRMPFKREVEVKGIKTVRQLAEELKFSLESHLVLRDGKMLTPDEALKEDDVVEVLSAISGG, encoded by the coding sequence ATGAAGGTTATTTTTCGAATGCCTTTCAAGAGAGAAGTAGAAGTTAAGGGTATAAAGACGGTAAGACAGCTGGCCGAAGAGCTCAAATTCAGCCTGGAATCCCACCTGGTGCTCAGGGACGGGAAAATGCTCACGCCCGACGAAGCGCTCAAGGAGGACGACGTGGTTGAAGTGCTCTCTGCGATATCCGGAGGATAA
- the smpB gene encoding SsrA-binding protein SmpB: MREKKSRDLVTNRKARHDYHIIETYEAGIVLAGTEVKSLREGKANLKDSFARVEKGELYLYNMHISPYEKGNIFNKDPLRPRKLLMHRREIDRLYGLVKEKGVTLVPLRVYLNERGLVKVELAVAKGKTLYDKREDIKRRDAEREMEKAFKEYNR, from the coding sequence ATGCGGGAAAAAAAATCCCGGGACCTGGTTACCAACCGGAAAGCCCGCCACGACTACCACATAATAGAGACTTATGAGGCGGGTATAGTGCTGGCCGGCACCGAGGTAAAGTCCTTAAGGGAAGGTAAGGCCAATTTAAAGGACAGTTTCGCCCGGGTTGAAAAAGGAGAACTGTACCTTTACAATATGCACATAAGCCCTTACGAGAAGGGAAATATATTCAACAAGGACCCGCTGAGGCCCCGAAAGCTGCTCATGCACCGCCGGGAGATAGACCGGCTCTACGGACTGGTGAAGGAGAAAGGTGTTACCCTGGTGCCCCTGAGGGTGTATTTGAACGAAAGGGGCCTGGTAAAGGTTGAGCTGGCAGTGGCCAAGGGTAAGACCCTATACGATAAAAGGGAGGATATCAAGCGCAGGGACGCCGAGCGGGAAATGGAAAAGGCCTTCAAGGAGTACAATAGATGA
- the rnr gene encoding ribonuclease R, with protein sequence MDLKERILDLMKSEGYRPMTEAEIFTALDLELRDADQLLKTLQFMEKEGLVVKNRKGRYGVPERMNLVVGRLEGNPKGYAFLIPDNPDIEDIYIGLENLNGAVHGDRVIVRSIFKPTGGRVEGEVVRILKRASTRIVGTLERGKHFAFVTPDDKRFYYDIFIPKDEMAGAKSGQKVVVGITKWPEGRRNPEGRVIEILGYEDEPGVDILSVIKKYNLPLEFPEKVLRQAEQIPDEITDEDLAGRLDLRDEKIVTIDGEDAKDLDDAVSVRRIPGGYRLGVHIADVSYYVKEKTPLDIEAMKRGCSVYLVDRVIPMLPPKLSNGICSLNPRVPRLTMSVIIDFDDKAHVKSYQITPSIIKTCERMTYTAVNKILEDNDKETIKRYEYLVDDFKLMAELAAKLTRKRFERGSLDFNFEEAKVILDEDGRPLDIVRERRGVGERIIEEFMLAANEVIAEHMYWLKVPFVYRVHELPDREKIYALQEFLYNLGYSIKGVKNIKPKALQQIIEAVKGKPEERVVNTVLLRSLKRARYSEENLGHFGLAAHYYTHFTSPIRRYPDLIIHRILRDQLVGKLDEKRQEQLNEVLGRIAKHSSERERIAEEAERETVELKMAEYMAGRIGKVYPGIISSVTPFGFFVELENTVEGLVHVSTLEDDFYHFDDKTITLRGERTNKVFRIGNRVKVKVIKVNKNDRQIDFALEEKLD encoded by the coding sequence ATGGATCTAAAAGAAAGAATCCTTGACCTGATGAAAAGCGAAGGGTACAGGCCCATGACCGAGGCAGAGATCTTTACGGCTCTGGACCTGGAGCTGAGGGATGCGGACCAGCTGCTGAAAACCCTCCAGTTCATGGAAAAGGAAGGCCTTGTCGTTAAAAACCGGAAGGGAAGGTACGGGGTGCCCGAACGGATGAACCTGGTGGTGGGGCGGCTGGAGGGCAACCCGAAGGGATACGCTTTCTTGATCCCTGACAACCCCGACATCGAGGATATATACATCGGGCTTGAAAACCTCAATGGCGCGGTCCACGGGGACAGGGTCATAGTGCGCTCTATATTTAAGCCCACGGGCGGCAGAGTCGAAGGTGAAGTTGTCCGGATACTCAAGAGGGCATCCACCCGGATCGTAGGGACCCTGGAACGCGGGAAACACTTTGCCTTCGTAACCCCCGATGATAAAAGGTTTTATTACGATATCTTCATACCCAAAGATGAAATGGCCGGGGCAAAATCGGGACAGAAGGTCGTGGTCGGTATAACGAAATGGCCCGAGGGCCGGCGCAACCCCGAAGGCCGCGTTATCGAGATACTGGGTTACGAGGACGAGCCGGGTGTAGACATACTGTCAGTTATAAAAAAGTACAACCTACCCCTGGAATTCCCTGAAAAAGTGCTCCGGCAGGCCGAACAAATACCAGATGAAATCACCGATGAGGACCTGGCAGGGAGGCTTGACCTCAGAGACGAGAAAATAGTAACCATAGACGGAGAGGACGCCAAGGACCTGGATGACGCGGTATCGGTCCGGCGCATCCCCGGCGGCTACAGGCTGGGTGTGCACATCGCCGATGTGAGTTACTACGTAAAGGAGAAGACGCCCCTTGATATAGAGGCCATGAAGAGAGGATGCAGCGTGTACCTGGTGGACAGGGTAATACCGATGCTGCCTCCCAAGCTCTCCAACGGCATCTGTAGCCTCAACCCCAGGGTGCCCCGCCTCACCATGAGCGTAATAATCGATTTCGACGATAAGGCCCATGTAAAAAGCTATCAAATAACTCCCAGCATCATAAAGACCTGCGAACGGATGACCTATACGGCCGTGAACAAAATACTTGAGGATAACGACAAAGAGACCATAAAGCGGTACGAATATTTGGTAGATGACTTCAAGCTCATGGCGGAACTGGCGGCAAAATTGACCAGGAAGCGTTTTGAGCGGGGCAGCCTGGATTTCAATTTCGAGGAGGCAAAGGTGATACTCGACGAAGACGGACGGCCTTTGGACATAGTGAGAGAGAGAAGGGGCGTTGGAGAAAGGATCATTGAGGAATTCATGCTGGCGGCCAATGAGGTCATAGCCGAGCATATGTACTGGCTAAAAGTTCCATTTGTCTACAGGGTACACGAACTGCCCGATAGGGAAAAGATATACGCCCTGCAGGAATTTCTTTACAACCTGGGGTATTCCATAAAGGGCGTGAAAAACATCAAGCCCAAGGCATTACAGCAGATCATTGAGGCAGTCAAGGGAAAACCGGAAGAGCGGGTGGTGAACACGGTTCTCCTGAGGTCCCTGAAAAGGGCGCGCTACAGCGAGGAAAACCTGGGGCACTTCGGCCTTGCCGCCCACTATTACACCCATTTCACGTCACCCATCCGCCGCTATCCCGACCTGATAATACACCGTATTCTCAGGGATCAGCTGGTGGGAAAGCTGGACGAAAAGCGCCAGGAACAGTTGAACGAAGTGCTGGGCAGGATTGCAAAACATTCTTCCGAAAGGGAGCGCATTGCCGAAGAAGCCGAAAGGGAAACGGTAGAGCTGAAAATGGCCGAGTATATGGCCGGGAGAATAGGCAAGGTTTATCCTGGAATCATTTCCAGCGTGACCCCCTTCGGGTTTTTTGTGGAGCTGGAAAATACCGTGGAAGGCCTGGTTCACGTAAGCACCCTGGAAGACGATTTCTACCACTTTGACGATAAAACCATCACCCTTAGGGGGGAGCGGACGAACAAAGTTTTCAGGATAGGCAATAGGGTAAAGGTAAAGGTCATCAAGGTGAATAAAAATGACAGGCAAATAGACTTTGCCCTTGAGGAGAAACTGGATTAG
- a CDS encoding HD domain-containing protein: protein MTRDEALELVKKNVSNKNLVKHMIAAEAVMRRLARHFGEDEEKWGLTGLLHDVDFDRVKDDLSKHSLVGGQMAREWGLDEEVAHAIEAHNEAHGIERNTLLSKAMFAVDPLTGLIVASALIHPEKKLSAIDTQFVINRFYEKSFARGASREKIATCSELKLSLEEFISMALEAMQEIHEELGL from the coding sequence TTGACCAGAGATGAAGCTCTGGAACTGGTAAAGAAAAACGTCTCCAACAAAAACCTGGTAAAGCACATGATCGCCGCCGAGGCGGTAATGAGGAGGCTTGCCAGGCACTTCGGCGAGGATGAGGAAAAGTGGGGCCTCACGGGCCTCTTGCACGATGTGGACTTTGACCGGGTAAAGGACGACCTTTCAAAGCACAGCCTGGTGGGCGGGCAGATGGCTAGGGAATGGGGGCTCGACGAAGAAGTGGCCCACGCCATAGAAGCGCACAACGAAGCGCACGGCATAGAGCGAAACACCCTTCTTTCAAAGGCCATGTTTGCCGTCGACCCTTTAACCGGGCTCATCGTTGCCTCCGCCCTGATTCATCCGGAAAAAAAGCTTTCGGCCATAGATACCCAGTTTGTAATAAACCGCTTTTACGAAAAATCTTTTGCAAGGGGTGCAAGCCGCGAAAAAATAGCTACCTGTTCGGAGCTGAAACTTAGCCTGGAGGAGTTCATTTCGATGGCTCTGGAAGCCATGCAGGAGATTCACGAAGAACTGGGGCTATAA
- a CDS encoding MFS transporter has product MFNIILLGITSLLTDISSEMVYPLLPIFLTTRLGATPLVVGTIEGIAESLACLLKVFSGYFSDRASLRKPFAIAGYAASTLGKIFLYTAASWPVVLAGRVVDRFGKGIRTAPRDALISESSSEGARGRAFGLHRTMDTLGAAIGVLLAYYFLTRAHVDFRQIFLYSLVPAFIGVLALFFVREKGVVEERKEWPSLNWNALDRRLKSFLILMFVFNLGNSSNQFLLLKAKNVGFDAKTILLLYLTYNLVYNIVSYPAGAISDRIGRKVMIVAGYLIYGFVYFGFALASTPVSIWVLFAAYGLYTAFTEGVEKAFISDIAPENVRGTMIGLHATLVGIGLLPASLIAGALWNAFGASAPFYFGGFMGILAAVGIWLLI; this is encoded by the coding sequence ATGTTTAATATAATCCTGCTCGGCATCACGAGCCTTCTCACCGACATCAGCAGCGAAATGGTTTATCCATTGCTGCCCATCTTCCTCACCACCAGGCTGGGAGCCACCCCGCTGGTCGTCGGCACCATCGAGGGAATTGCCGAGAGCCTGGCGTGTTTGCTTAAAGTGTTTTCGGGGTATTTTTCCGACAGGGCAAGCCTCCGCAAGCCCTTTGCTATAGCAGGGTACGCCGCTTCCACCTTGGGAAAGATTTTCCTTTATACAGCCGCTTCCTGGCCGGTGGTACTGGCAGGGCGGGTGGTCGACAGGTTCGGCAAGGGCATCAGAACCGCCCCTCGCGACGCCCTAATATCCGAATCGTCTTCCGAGGGTGCCCGAGGCAGGGCTTTTGGGCTTCACAGGACTATGGATACCCTTGGAGCGGCGATAGGAGTGCTGCTGGCCTATTACTTCTTAACCAGGGCACATGTTGATTTCCGCCAGATATTCCTCTATTCCCTGGTTCCAGCGTTTATAGGCGTCCTTGCTTTATTTTTCGTGCGGGAAAAGGGGGTGGTCGAAGAGAGGAAAGAATGGCCATCCCTCAACTGGAACGCTCTGGACCGCCGGTTGAAATCCTTCCTGATCCTGATGTTCGTATTCAACCTTGGCAATTCATCAAACCAGTTCCTGCTCCTTAAAGCCAAAAACGTGGGATTCGACGCAAAAACAATACTGCTGCTTTACCTTACATACAACCTGGTGTATAACATCGTATCCTATCCAGCGGGAGCTATATCCGACCGCATAGGCAGGAAGGTCATGATAGTGGCGGGATATCTGATTTACGGTTTTGTATACTTCGGATTCGCCCTGGCAAGCACGCCCGTTTCCATATGGGTGCTTTTTGCCGCTTACGGACTTTACACGGCTTTTACAGAAGGCGTGGAGAAGGCCTTTATATCCGATATAGCCCCGGAAAACGTAAGGGGTACTATGATAGGGCTTCATGCCACTTTAGTGGGCATCGGCCTTTTACCCGCCTCGCTCATAGCGGGAGCCCTGTGGAATGCTTTTGGAGCATCGGCGCCCTTTTACTTTGGAGGATTCATGGGGATTCTTGCCGCAGTTGGTATATGGCTTTTGATATAG
- a CDS encoding DUF6485 family protein: MECTLTKNKIICTCTYEPCSRKGRCCECLHYHRRNGELPACYFSSETEKTYDRSIERFIRDYEGKF; encoded by the coding sequence TTGGAATGCACTCTAACAAAAAATAAAATCATCTGTACGTGCACCTATGAGCCCTGTTCCCGCAAGGGCCGCTGCTGTGAGTGCCTGCACTACCACAGGAGAAACGGTGAACTCCCGGCCTGTTATTTTTCCAGCGAAACCGAAAAGACTTACGACAGGTCTATCGAGAGATTTATAAGAGATTATGAGGGCAAATTCTGA
- the rbr gene encoding rubrerythrin produces the protein MNLKGTRTEKNLMEAFAGESQARNKYTYFASVAKKEGYDQIAAIFLETAENEKEHAKVWAKYLGLIGDTAKNLEEAASGENYEWTTMYKEFAKVAREEGFIEIAEHFERVAEVEAAHEARYRKLLARLQEGTLFKRPTPIKWRCRNCGYIYDGTEAPEKCPACDHPKGFYEPLVDDLN, from the coding sequence ATGAACTTAAAAGGCACCAGAACGGAAAAAAATCTGATGGAAGCATTTGCCGGTGAATCTCAGGCACGCAATAAGTATACTTACTTCGCATCAGTAGCAAAGAAGGAAGGATATGATCAGATTGCCGCCATTTTCCTGGAAACGGCGGAAAATGAAAAGGAACATGCGAAAGTTTGGGCTAAATACCTGGGCTTGATCGGTGATACGGCGAAAAACCTGGAAGAGGCTGCCAGCGGTGAGAACTACGAGTGGACTACAATGTACAAGGAATTCGCAAAAGTCGCAAGAGAAGAAGGATTCATCGAAATCGCCGAGCACTTTGAGAGGGTGGCGGAGGTGGAAGCTGCCCACGAAGCCAGGTACCGCAAGCTGCTTGCCAGACTGCAGGAAGGTACGCTTTTCAAACGACCGACGCCCATAAAGTGGCGTTGCCGGAATTGCGGATATATATACGACGGCACCGAGGCTCCCGAAAAGTGTCCGGCCTGCGACCATCCGAAAGGATTCTACGAGCCGCTTGTTGATGATTTAAACTAA
- a CDS encoding slipin family protein, which translates to MDFGFYRVENLFRTANFVIVLLEVLLVVLWIGFAVNSKRTSVIAFVSAISAIILLASVLGGNPVISLVLLIVLVSLMANTIRVVNEYQRGVLLRFGKFAYVVGPGINVIMPFGIDRLLVVDLRTATIDVPRQEIITKDNIPVMIDAVVYFNVFQPELAVLKVQNYFNATSLLAQTILRAILGKYDLDDILAKRQELNEMLREELDRATDPWGVKVTATEIKSIELPEEMKRAMAKQAEAERERRAKIIRAEGELQAAEKLSEAASIISRNAGALQLRQLQTLTEIAVERNSTIIFPLPLEIMKFFVTNSEIKGSSGNSENIG; encoded by the coding sequence ATGGATTTCGGTTTTTATCGGGTTGAAAATCTTTTTAGAACCGCCAATTTTGTAATAGTGCTGCTCGAAGTGCTGCTCGTAGTGCTCTGGATAGGTTTTGCTGTAAATTCAAAGAGGACGTCGGTGATCGCTTTTGTCTCGGCTATATCGGCCATAATTCTCCTTGCTTCGGTTCTGGGAGGAAATCCCGTAATATCTTTGGTGCTCCTAATTGTTCTGGTATCGCTGATGGCAAATACGATAAGGGTCGTCAACGAGTACCAGAGGGGGGTGCTGCTCAGGTTCGGTAAATTTGCATACGTGGTAGGCCCGGGAATTAACGTAATCATGCCTTTCGGGATAGACCGCCTGCTGGTGGTCGATCTGAGGACCGCTACGATAGACGTGCCGAGGCAGGAGATAATCACAAAAGACAACATACCGGTGATGATCGACGCGGTGGTCTACTTCAACGTATTCCAGCCGGAGCTTGCAGTGCTGAAGGTGCAGAACTACTTTAACGCCACCAGCCTGCTCGCACAGACTATTTTAAGGGCAATCCTCGGGAAGTATGACCTGGATGATATTCTGGCGAAGAGGCAGGAACTAAACGAGATGCTGAGGGAGGAACTGGACAGGGCGACAGATCCGTGGGGCGTGAAAGTTACCGCCACGGAGATAAAGTCCATAGAGCTGCCGGAAGAGATGAAGAGGGCTATGGCCAAACAGGCTGAGGCGGAGAGGGAACGTCGGGCTAAGATAATAAGAGCCGAAGGTGAACTTCAGGCTGCGGAAAAACTTTCGGAAGCGGCCAGCATAATCTCGCGAAACGCCGGCGCTTTGCAACTGAGGCAGCTTCAAACCCTGACCGAAATAGCGGTGGAGAGAAATTCCACTATAATATTCCCCCTCCCGCTGGAGATAATGAAATTTTTCGTTACAAACAGCGAAATAAAAGGGAGTTCGGGTAATTCCGAGAATATAGGTTAA
- a CDS encoding Fe-S-containing hydro-lyase yields the protein MGDAIRINTPVTSEQLKILKAGDSVLISGVIYTARDAAHKRLVQLMKEGKDLPVNLNGQIIYYVGPAPAKPGYAAGPAGPTTSGRMDPYTVPLLERGLKGMIGKGIRSAEVIEAMKKYGAVYFGAVGGAAALISRSIKKVEVVAFEDLGTEAIHRFYVEDFPAIVIIDSEGNNLYEIEPPKYRR from the coding sequence ATGGGTGATGCTATTAGAATCAATACTCCTGTTACTTCTGAACAGTTGAAGATACTGAAGGCGGGTGACAGCGTGCTTATAAGCGGGGTGATCTATACTGCCAGGGATGCAGCCCACAAGAGGCTGGTCCAACTGATGAAAGAGGGCAAGGACCTCCCGGTGAATTTAAACGGCCAGATAATTTACTACGTCGGGCCGGCCCCTGCAAAGCCCGGTTATGCGGCGGGGCCTGCAGGACCCACTACCAGCGGCAGGATGGATCCCTATACGGTACCGCTGCTGGAAAGGGGCCTAAAAGGTATGATAGGGAAGGGCATCAGATCGGCGGAAGTTATAGAAGCCATGAAGAAATACGGCGCCGTTTACTTCGGCGCCGTGGGCGGAGCCGCAGCTTTGATATCGCGAAGTATAAAAAAAGTTGAAGTAGTGGCCTTTGAGGACCTGGGCACGGAAGCCATCCACCGCTTTTACGTGGAAGATTTTCCGGCGATCGTGATAATCGATTCCGAAGGCAATAATTTATATGAAATCGAGCCTCCCAAATACAGGCGCTGA